The Lacipirellula parvula genome window below encodes:
- the acnA gene encoding aconitate hydratase AcnA, which produces MAAPTLKQDPFQARDTFDTGAGQAGIYRLSKLEQLGLTKVAELPFSIRVLLESLLRNCDGYVVTEQDVKNLANWTESRGVLAPGSDGVEVPFKPARVVLQDFTGVPCVVDLAAMRTAMQRLGGDPKKINPLVPVDLVIDHSVQVDFFGTGQSLDQNIELEFSRNAERYEFLRWGQTAFDNFRVVPPGTGIVHQVNLEYLAKGVFIGQDHAGNVAYPDSLVGTDSHTTMIDGLGVVGWGVGGIEAEGVMLGQPIYMLMPEVVGMKLTGSLPPGATATDLVLMVTQQLRKHGVVNKFVEFYGSGVSTMSLADRATIANMSPEYGATMGFFPIDNETLRYLERTGRTPSEVQLVERYAKEQGLFRTDDSPSPVFTSTVELDLSTVEPSLAGPKRPQDRIPLASMKSAWSRDLVETYKKPAPNGHATSVDVQLDGKTFPVEHGSVVIAAITSCTNTSNPSVMIAAGLVAKKAVEHGLTVPPHVKTSLAPGSRVVTDYFEKAGLDTYLDKIGFNTVGYGCTTCIGNSGPLPDPIANAVQSNDLVVSGVLSGNRNFEGRINPHVKANYLASPPLVVAYALAGTTDVDMATEPLGTGTGGKAVYLRDIWPTHAEVKSVVDASVLPEMFQKQYDNVWQKNPKWNAIQVTGGELYEWDPKSTYIQEPPFLVDLTPEVSPIKSITGARCLAALGDSVTTDHISPAGSIAKASPAGKFLVENGVEPIDFNSYGARRGNDRVMTRGTFANIRIRNHMAPGTEGGVTRHLPDGEVLSIYDAAMKYKTEGTPLVILAGAEYGTGSSRDWAAKGTFLMGVRAVIATSYERIHRSNLVGMGVLPLELPAGTSWQSLGLTGEEIFDFPELNDDLKPRQTMNVVAHRKLGTDGETTLTFPVTVRIDTPVELDYYRNGGILHTVTRKLLKG; this is translated from the coding sequence ATGGCAGCCCCCACCCTCAAGCAAGATCCCTTTCAAGCTCGCGACACCTTTGACACCGGCGCCGGTCAAGCGGGAATCTACCGGCTCTCCAAGCTCGAACAGCTTGGCCTGACCAAAGTGGCCGAACTTCCCTTCTCGATTCGCGTGCTCCTCGAATCGCTCCTCCGCAACTGCGACGGCTACGTCGTCACCGAGCAAGACGTCAAGAACCTCGCTAATTGGACCGAGAGCCGCGGCGTGCTGGCCCCCGGCAGCGACGGCGTTGAAGTTCCCTTCAAGCCCGCCCGCGTGGTGTTGCAAGACTTCACCGGCGTGCCCTGCGTCGTCGACCTCGCCGCGATGCGGACCGCCATGCAGCGTCTCGGCGGCGATCCGAAGAAGATTAATCCGCTCGTGCCGGTCGACCTCGTGATCGACCACTCGGTGCAGGTCGATTTCTTCGGCACCGGCCAGTCGCTCGACCAGAACATCGAACTCGAATTCTCTCGCAATGCCGAGCGTTACGAATTCCTCCGCTGGGGCCAAACGGCGTTCGACAACTTCCGCGTCGTGCCGCCGGGCACCGGTATCGTCCACCAGGTGAACCTTGAGTACTTGGCCAAGGGCGTGTTCATCGGCCAAGACCATGCCGGCAACGTCGCCTATCCCGATTCGCTTGTCGGCACCGACAGCCATACGACGATGATCGACGGCCTCGGCGTCGTTGGTTGGGGCGTCGGCGGCATCGAGGCCGAAGGCGTCATGCTCGGCCAGCCGATCTACATGCTCATGCCCGAAGTCGTCGGCATGAAGCTCACCGGCTCGCTGCCGCCAGGGGCGACCGCGACCGATCTCGTGCTGATGGTCACCCAACAGCTCCGTAAGCATGGCGTGGTGAATAAGTTCGTCGAGTTCTACGGCAGCGGCGTTTCGACGATGTCGCTGGCCGATCGGGCGACAATCGCCAACATGTCGCCCGAATACGGCGCCACGATGGGCTTCTTCCCGATCGACAACGAAACGCTGCGCTACCTCGAACGGACAGGGCGCACGCCGTCGGAAGTGCAACTCGTCGAGCGTTACGCCAAGGAGCAGGGGCTGTTCCGCACCGACGATTCGCCGTCGCCGGTCTTCACCTCGACGGTCGAACTCGACCTCTCGACGGTCGAGCCGAGCCTCGCCGGGCCGAAGCGGCCGCAAGATCGGATTCCGCTCGCGTCGATGAAGTCGGCCTGGTCGCGCGACCTCGTCGAAACCTACAAGAAGCCGGCACCGAACGGTCATGCCACCAGCGTCGACGTGCAACTCGACGGTAAGACCTTCCCCGTGGAGCATGGCAGCGTCGTCATTGCGGCGATTACCAGCTGCACGAACACGAGCAACCCGTCGGTGATGATCGCCGCCGGCCTCGTGGCGAAGAAGGCCGTTGAGCACGGCCTCACCGTGCCGCCGCATGTGAAGACGAGTCTCGCCCCCGGCAGCCGGGTGGTGACCGACTACTTCGAGAAGGCTGGCCTCGATACCTACCTCGACAAAATCGGCTTCAACACGGTCGGCTACGGCTGCACCACCTGCATCGGCAACAGCGGTCCGCTGCCCGATCCGATTGCCAACGCCGTCCAGTCGAACGACCTCGTCGTCTCGGGCGTTCTGTCGGGCAACCGGAACTTTGAAGGCCGTATCAATCCCCACGTGAAGGCGAACTACCTCGCCAGCCCGCCGCTAGTGGTGGCATACGCCCTCGCTGGAACGACCGACGTCGACATGGCGACCGAGCCGCTCGGCACGGGCACCGGCGGCAAGGCGGTTTACCTCCGCGACATTTGGCCGACCCACGCCGAAGTGAAGTCGGTCGTCGACGCGAGCGTGCTGCCGGAGATGTTCCAGAAGCAGTACGACAACGTCTGGCAGAAGAACCCCAAGTGGAACGCCATCCAAGTCACCGGCGGCGAGCTCTACGAGTGGGACCCCAAGAGCACCTACATCCAGGAGCCGCCGTTCCTGGTCGATCTCACCCCCGAAGTCAGCCCGATCAAGTCGATCACCGGCGCCCGCTGCTTGGCGGCGCTCGGCGATTCGGTAACGACCGACCACATCTCGCCTGCCGGTTCGATCGCCAAGGCGAGCCCGGCCGGCAAGTTCCTGGTTGAGAACGGCGTCGAGCCGATCGACTTCAACAGCTACGGCGCCCGCCGCGGCAACGATCGCGTGATGACCCGCGGCACTTTTGCGAACATCCGCATTCGCAACCACATGGCCCCCGGCACCGAGGGCGGCGTCACGCGTCACCTGCCGGATGGCGAAGTGCTCAGCATCTACGATGCGGCGATGAAGTACAAAACCGAGGGGACGCCGCTGGTGATCCTCGCCGGCGCCGAGTACGGCACCGGTTCGAGCCGCGACTGGGCCGCCAAGGGAACGTTCCTGATGGGCGTTCGGGCGGTGATCGCCACGAGCTACGAGCGGATCCACCGCAGCAACCTCGTCGGCATGGGCGTGCTGCCGCTGGAACTGCCGGCCGGCACGTCGTGGCAGTCGCTGGGGCTCACGGGCGAAGAGATCTTCGACTTCCCCGAACTGAACGACGACCTCAAGCCGCGGCAAACGATGAACGTCGTCGCCCACCGCAAGCTGGGGACCGACGGCGAGACGACCCTCACCTTCCCGGTAACGGTCCGCATCGACACGCCGGTGGAACTCGACTACTACCGCAACGGCGGCATTCTGCACACGGTGACGCGGAAGCTGCTGAAGGGGTAG
- a CDS encoding ABC transporter permease: protein MIYKRLGLREARQHPGRAILTMASVAIGVAAFVAVTFTTRSTQTAFDEIFQSLAGRASLEIVAPIGQAIPASVAADVAGIRGVEAIAPRLQRPAIMIVKEKDRVQLVAAAIDLQRDAKVHEYKIVAGKPLTDSKGALLSKLLAESLGVKVGDEVGLLTRSGMIPLKIVGLFASNTSTMSAQGAGLLIPLRGGQVWFRAKGQLDTIQIVLDKDADEALVKKEIESRLPNNAELRLPTGRSEMAKATVLSTNQALFMARAFILLVAVFVITNTFLISVTQRRRQLGILRAIGGARGQIAALVMSEAFVMGVVGTIVGSVIGVLIARYLSMAMGAMYGTTLPPLHLDMEPFLLAAVFGVGMSLLGAIVPALKASRLNPLDALRDVLPDEIEGGSRWLVFLGFFTVFVCGVLLALSITGFLPSSVAVYAGVLGLVGLVLILPAALPTITRTVAAILPPRMRVEGRIASRQLLIHRSRTTLTVGVVFIAASAAIGLASTVLDNVQDVKDWYNKTLIADFFIRATMPDMATGLAADLPDGLGDEILEVDGVEGIDSIRLISAKAKNENVILIVRGFDDDSLQQFDVVRGDESKIRQQMADGEVVIGSVLSQRTNLNVGDSLPLETDEGIKPFRIAAIVTDYQAGGLTVYMDRGTAEKQLDIGGVDVYVVKADREKIETVRRDLLDLVQDKGLILQSFSELQTQIEGMMAGVDAGLWGLVALGLLVATFGVVNTLMISVLEQTFEFGLLRVVAATRAQIRKIIFAQALIVAVMAMAPAVITGMGIAYLINLATYSVTGRIIDFQFHPSLTFGAFFAGLLTIVIAAWAPAERASRVPLGGMLRVR, encoded by the coding sequence ATGATTTACAAACGCTTAGGTCTGCGTGAAGCCCGTCAGCATCCTGGGCGCGCGATCCTCACGATGGCGAGCGTCGCCATTGGCGTGGCGGCGTTCGTGGCGGTGACGTTTACGACGCGTTCTACGCAAACCGCGTTCGACGAAATCTTCCAATCGCTCGCAGGTCGCGCTTCGCTGGAAATCGTCGCCCCGATCGGCCAGGCCATTCCGGCATCCGTTGCGGCCGACGTCGCCGGCATTCGGGGAGTCGAGGCGATCGCCCCGCGGCTGCAGCGGCCGGCGATCATGATCGTCAAGGAAAAAGACCGCGTCCAACTCGTCGCCGCGGCGATCGATTTGCAGCGAGACGCGAAGGTTCATGAGTACAAAATCGTCGCCGGAAAGCCGCTGACCGATTCCAAAGGGGCCCTATTGAGCAAGCTCCTCGCTGAGAGCCTCGGCGTCAAAGTTGGCGATGAGGTCGGGCTCCTTACCCGCAGCGGGATGATTCCGCTGAAGATTGTCGGCTTGTTCGCGTCGAATACGTCGACGATGTCGGCTCAAGGCGCCGGACTGCTGATCCCCCTGCGTGGCGGGCAGGTCTGGTTCCGTGCTAAGGGGCAACTCGACACGATTCAGATTGTGTTGGACAAGGACGCCGACGAGGCGCTGGTGAAGAAAGAGATTGAATCGCGCCTGCCAAACAACGCCGAGTTGCGCCTGCCGACGGGCCGCAGCGAAATGGCCAAAGCGACGGTTCTATCGACCAACCAGGCGCTGTTTATGGCGCGGGCGTTCATTCTGCTCGTCGCCGTGTTCGTCATCACGAACACCTTCCTCATCAGCGTCACCCAACGCCGCCGCCAACTTGGCATCCTGCGAGCGATTGGCGGCGCGCGCGGCCAGATTGCGGCGCTGGTAATGAGCGAAGCGTTCGTCATGGGCGTCGTCGGCACGATCGTCGGTTCGGTCATCGGCGTGCTCATCGCGCGTTACCTCAGCATGGCGATGGGAGCGATGTACGGAACGACGCTTCCCCCGCTCCACCTTGATATGGAGCCGTTCCTGCTGGCGGCTGTGTTCGGCGTCGGCATGTCGCTGCTAGGCGCTATTGTGCCGGCGCTGAAGGCATCGCGGCTCAATCCGCTCGACGCCCTCCGCGACGTGCTGCCGGATGAAATCGAAGGCGGGTCGCGCTGGTTAGTCTTCCTCGGCTTTTTCACTGTGTTTGTCTGCGGCGTTTTGCTCGCGCTCAGCATCACCGGGTTCCTTCCCAGCAGCGTCGCCGTTTACGCAGGCGTGCTGGGCCTCGTTGGATTGGTGCTCATTTTACCCGCCGCGCTACCGACGATTACGCGCACCGTCGCCGCGATCCTGCCGCCGCGGATGCGCGTTGAAGGTCGCATCGCGAGCCGGCAGCTGTTGATCCACCGTTCGCGCACGACGCTCACCGTCGGCGTCGTGTTCATCGCCGCGAGCGCGGCCATCGGCCTCGCCAGCACAGTGCTCGACAACGTCCAAGACGTGAAAGACTGGTACAACAAAACGCTGATCGCCGACTTTTTCATCCGCGCGACGATGCCCGACATGGCGACCGGCTTGGCCGCCGACTTGCCGGACGGCCTAGGCGACGAAATTCTGGAGGTCGACGGCGTCGAAGGCATCGACTCGATCCGTCTCATTAGTGCGAAGGCCAAAAATGAAAACGTCATCTTGATCGTCCGCGGATTCGACGACGATTCGTTGCAGCAGTTCGACGTCGTCCGTGGCGACGAATCGAAAATTCGCCAGCAAATGGCCGACGGCGAAGTCGTCATCGGTTCGGTTCTTTCGCAACGTACGAACCTGAACGTCGGCGATTCGCTGCCGCTCGAAACAGACGAGGGAATCAAGCCGTTCCGCATTGCCGCGATCGTCACTGACTACCAAGCGGGCGGCCTGACGGTCTACATGGACCGCGGCACGGCGGAGAAGCAACTCGATATCGGCGGCGTCGACGTGTACGTCGTCAAAGCCGACCGCGAGAAAATCGAAACGGTGCGGCGAGATCTTCTAGATCTCGTGCAAGACAAGGGTCTGATTTTGCAGTCGTTCTCCGAATTGCAAACTCAGATCGAGGGCATGATGGCGGGCGTCGACGCCGGCTTGTGGGGCTTGGTGGCGCTCGGGTTGTTGGTGGCGACCTTCGGCGTGGTCAACACGCTGATGATCAGCGTGCTGGAGCAAACCTTTGAGTTCGGGCTGTTGCGAGTCGTCGCCGCCACGCGAGCCCAGATTCGGAAGATCATCTTCGCCCAGGCGTTGATCGTCGCGGTGATGGCGATGGCGCCAGCGGTGATCACCGGCATGGGCATCGCGTACCTCATCAACTTGGCGACCTACTCCGTGACGGGGCGCATCATAGACTTCCAGTTCCACCCATCGCTGACGTTCGGAGCCTTCTTCGCCGGGTTGCTGACGATTGTGATTGCCGCGTGGGCGCCAGCGGAACGGGCGTCACGCGTGCCGCTGGGCGGGATGTTGCGGGTGCGATGA
- a CDS encoding ABC transporter ATP-binding protein produces MPPAIAAAETRQVKKSFASGEAAVQAVRGVTVSIHSGELTAIVGPSGCGKSSLLSMLGAIDTPTSGQVLIGGIDVATLSDYERTLLRRRQIGFVFQAFNLMPTLSALENAALPLELDGVSQREAHERARVGLEQVGLGKRVDHLPSQMSGGEQQRVAVARALVTNPTILLADEPTGNLDTTGGEQVMKLLRELVGEHGQTVVMVTHDNEIAAAADRVLRMRDGLIASDYRPSAIAAVPAPMSVVPAAKSAIGQTGSKPAPQTPKKKTTKRRK; encoded by the coding sequence ATGCCGCCTGCCATTGCCGCCGCTGAAACTCGTCAGGTCAAGAAGTCGTTCGCCTCGGGCGAAGCGGCGGTCCAAGCCGTTCGCGGAGTGACCGTCTCGATCCACTCAGGCGAATTGACGGCGATCGTCGGTCCCTCGGGATGCGGTAAAAGCAGCTTGCTGAGCATGCTCGGCGCCATCGATACGCCGACCTCGGGCCAAGTCCTGATCGGCGGCATCGACGTCGCTACGCTCAGCGATTACGAGCGGACCCTCCTCCGCCGGCGGCAGATCGGGTTCGTCTTTCAAGCGTTCAACCTAATGCCGACGCTCTCGGCATTGGAGAACGCGGCCCTTCCTTTGGAACTCGACGGGGTGTCGCAGCGCGAGGCCCATGAACGCGCCCGCGTGGGACTCGAACAAGTCGGCCTTGGCAAGCGGGTTGATCATCTGCCGAGCCAGATGTCTGGCGGCGAGCAGCAGCGCGTCGCCGTCGCTCGCGCGCTAGTCACTAATCCAACGATCCTGCTGGCCGACGAGCCGACCGGCAACCTCGACACCACTGGCGGCGAGCAGGTGATGAAGCTACTGCGCGAACTCGTCGGCGAACATGGCCAGACGGTTGTCATGGTGACGCACGACAATGAAATCGCCGCCGCGGCAGATCGCGTGCTGCGGATGCGCGACGGGTTGATCGCCAGCGATTATCGCCCGAGCGCGATCGCCGCCGTTCCGGCGCCGATGTCGGTGGTGCCGGCCGCCAAATCGGCGATTGGGCAAACGGGCTCGAAGCCCGCGCCGCAGACGCCGAAAAAGAAGACCACGAAACGCCGTAAGTAG
- a CDS encoding DUF4189 domain-containing protein, translated as MSHASRCARFVAPLSFSLIGLLASVAIAPQAAQAQSGYVAAIAYSQETGKVGHSARQARTEQAAKSLALRACGAPDAKVWMWAQDQWVAIATADGLTGAAGFGRGKTAEEAQEKALDECAKRAHGVPCSVALCTHSSGARPRQLLKRDGDPELVAARRAGYVAAIAYSPKTGRVGSTAGVAKSKKEAHQLALKECASEDAKVYMWGPEWVAVATVEGRPGVAGFAPGATREIAERAALEQAQKLCSDGKCQVTLAIHAAGEPKAKTAAKPVAAPVSTTTEGPILPAGN; from the coding sequence ATGTCGCATGCTAGCCGCTGCGCGCGTTTCGTCGCGCCCCTCTCGTTCTCGTTAATCGGTTTGCTCGCTTCCGTGGCAATCGCCCCGCAAGCCGCGCAAGCGCAATCAGGGTACGTCGCCGCGATCGCCTACTCTCAAGAAACGGGCAAGGTCGGGCACTCCGCTCGACAGGCGCGCACTGAGCAAGCCGCGAAGTCGCTCGCTCTCCGTGCGTGCGGCGCTCCCGACGCCAAGGTCTGGATGTGGGCGCAAGACCAATGGGTGGCGATCGCCACTGCCGACGGGCTGACCGGCGCCGCCGGCTTCGGCCGCGGTAAAACCGCCGAGGAAGCTCAGGAGAAGGCGCTCGATGAATGTGCAAAGCGAGCGCACGGCGTTCCATGCAGCGTCGCCTTGTGTACGCACAGCAGCGGCGCGCGGCCGCGGCAATTGCTCAAGCGAGACGGGGATCCTGAACTCGTTGCCGCACGGCGGGCGGGGTACGTCGCCGCGATCGCCTACTCGCCCAAAACGGGCCGAGTTGGTTCGACGGCCGGAGTCGCCAAATCGAAGAAAGAAGCCCATCAACTCGCGCTGAAAGAGTGCGCCTCAGAGGACGCGAAGGTCTATATGTGGGGGCCCGAGTGGGTCGCCGTTGCCACCGTCGAAGGGCGCCCCGGCGTCGCTGGATTTGCTCCTGGCGCCACGCGTGAGATCGCCGAACGGGCGGCGCTGGAACAAGCCCAGAAGCTGTGCAGCGACGGGAAGTGCCAAGTCACGTTGGCGATCCACGCCGCGGGCGAGCCGAAGGCAAAGACCGCCGCGAAGCCAGTCGCCGCACCGGTCTCGACGACGACTGAGGGGCCGATCTTGCCGGCCGGCAACTGA
- a CDS encoding cytochrome C oxidase subunit IV family protein, with amino-acid sequence MSNADEHTGLGAYFLVYALLMVGLLATVAVAFVPLGNWNLVVALTIAFTKAILVVLIFMHVLNSPRLTWIAVFAGLIWLSIMLSLMMADYLTRSWLPTRAPADMALPTYRELVPLSENAVHAPHGHEGHADEGHGAAAHADEAHEEAAADAANAD; translated from the coding sequence ATGTCCAACGCAGACGAACATACTGGCCTCGGCGCTTACTTCCTCGTCTACGCCTTGCTGATGGTCGGCTTGCTGGCGACGGTGGCGGTGGCGTTCGTGCCGTTGGGGAATTGGAACCTCGTCGTTGCGCTGACGATTGCCTTCACGAAGGCAATCCTCGTCGTGCTAATCTTCATGCACGTATTGAACTCGCCGCGGCTCACGTGGATTGCGGTGTTCGCGGGACTGATCTGGCTGTCGATCATGCTGAGCCTGATGATGGCCGACTATCTGACTCGCTCGTGGCTTCCGACTCGCGCCCCGGCGGACATGGCGTTGCCGACCTATCGTGAGTTGGTCCCATTGTCGGAAAACGCAGTGCATGCCCCTCATGGCCACGAAGGGCACGCGGATGAGGGGCATGGCGCCGCCGCTCATGCCGACGAAGCTCACGAAGAGGCCGCGGCCGATGCGGCCAACGCGGACTAG
- a CDS encoding cytochrome c oxidase subunit 3 family protein, with the protein MSTTATLPTPTVKKGPVVAHHFDDWNQQYDACVLGMWAFLVSEVMFFGGAIAVYMIYRWQYPMAFAHASNTLDPYLGTFNTFILLTSSLTVALGVRYAHTGESRKVGWMLISTIVLGTAFLGIKMFEYYTKFHHNLAPLLNLPFDWAGEDPGPTKIFFGLYFGMTGIHALHMIIGVVLMALYIPAAFRNEYRDGNSLAVEVIGLYWHFVDLVWIFLFPLLYLVDRAITSPPAL; encoded by the coding sequence ATGAGTACCACCGCAACCCTGCCGACGCCCACGGTTAAAAAAGGCCCGGTCGTCGCGCATCACTTCGACGACTGGAATCAACAGTACGACGCCTGCGTCCTGGGGATGTGGGCGTTCCTGGTCTCCGAAGTCATGTTCTTCGGCGGCGCGATCGCCGTCTACATGATCTACCGGTGGCAGTACCCGATGGCGTTTGCTCACGCGAGCAACACGCTTGATCCGTACCTGGGAACATTCAACACGTTCATCCTGCTGACGAGCAGCCTCACGGTCGCGCTCGGCGTGCGCTACGCCCATACCGGCGAGAGCCGCAAGGTCGGCTGGATGTTGATCTCGACGATCGTGCTCGGCACGGCGTTCCTCGGCATCAAGATGTTCGAGTACTACACCAAGTTCCATCACAACTTGGCGCCGCTGCTTAACCTGCCGTTCGACTGGGCGGGCGAAGATCCGGGGCCGACGAAGATTTTCTTCGGCCTTTACTTCGGCATGACCGGCATCCACGCGCTGCACATGATCATCGGCGTCGTCTTGATGGCGCTGTACATCCCGGCGGCCTTCCGCAACGAATACCGCGACGGCAATTCGTTGGCCGTCGAAGTGATTGGCCTCTACTGGCACTTCGTCGACTTGGTTTGGATTTTCCTGTTCCCGCTGCTGTATTTGGTCGATCGCGCGATTACCTCGCCGCCGGCGTTGTGA
- the ctaD gene encoding cytochrome c oxidase subunit I: MTGEIASTTGAALPQHEPKNYLNAAWTVRSWLLTVDHKRIGLLYLAGISFFFLLGGAAAVVFRLELMTPQGDLVEAETYNKLFTLHGIIMIFFFLVPGIPGVLGNFLVPIMIGARDMAFPKLNLMSWYLFMIGGCFTLYVTISGGVDTGWTFYTPYSSTYSNTYVMATAVGIFITGFSSILTGLNFIVTVHKMRCPGMTWFRLPLFIWANYATALIMVLGTPVLAITILLVALERGLGIGIFDPRLGGDPVLFQHLFWFYSHPAVYIMVLPAMGVISELVAAFSRNRVFGYKLVAFASLAIAVLGFLVWGHHMFVSGQSLYAGMVFSVLSMLIAIPSAIKVFNWALTLWRGEITFHTPLLYALGFLGLFTIGGLTGLFLATLGVDVHVHDTYFVVAHFHYVMVGGTVMAYLGGIHYWWPKMTGRMYPEGWARFSAVLVFVGFNLTFFPQFILGYLGMPRRYHVYDEGFQVLNVMSSAGASILGIAYLFPITYLIWSLKYGEKASANPWNAVGLEWMTPSPPPTENFTETPIVDFEAYEYHRNPADAHG; the protein is encoded by the coding sequence ATGACCGGCGAGATCGCATCGACAACAGGCGCCGCGCTGCCTCAGCACGAGCCGAAGAACTACCTCAATGCCGCGTGGACGGTCCGTTCGTGGTTGCTTACCGTCGACCACAAGCGGATTGGCTTGCTGTACCTTGCCGGCATTAGCTTTTTCTTTCTCCTTGGCGGAGCGGCGGCTGTCGTCTTCCGTCTGGAACTGATGACGCCGCAGGGCGATCTCGTAGAAGCGGAGACTTACAACAAGCTCTTCACGCTGCACGGCATCATCATGATCTTCTTCTTCCTGGTCCCCGGCATTCCGGGCGTACTAGGGAACTTCCTCGTGCCGATCATGATCGGCGCGCGCGATATGGCGTTTCCCAAGCTCAACTTGATGAGCTGGTACCTGTTCATGATCGGCGGGTGCTTCACGCTCTACGTCACCATCTCCGGCGGCGTCGACACCGGTTGGACCTTCTACACGCCGTACAGCAGTACCTACAGCAACACGTACGTGATGGCTACGGCAGTCGGTATTTTTATTACCGGCTTCTCGTCGATTCTCACCGGTCTGAATTTCATCGTCACCGTCCACAAGATGCGCTGCCCGGGCATGACCTGGTTCCGGCTGCCGCTGTTCATCTGGGCCAACTACGCCACGGCGTTGATCATGGTGCTCGGCACGCCCGTGCTGGCGATCACGATCTTGCTCGTCGCTCTGGAACGCGGCCTCGGCATCGGCATTTTTGACCCCCGCCTCGGCGGCGATCCGGTGTTGTTCCAGCACTTATTCTGGTTCTACTCCCACCCGGCCGTGTACATCATGGTGCTGCCGGCGATGGGCGTGATCAGCGAACTGGTTGCCGCGTTCTCACGGAACCGCGTCTTCGGCTACAAGCTGGTCGCGTTCGCGAGCCTCGCGATCGCGGTCCTCGGCTTCTTGGTCTGGGGCCATCACATGTTCGTCTCGGGCCAAAGCTTGTACGCCGGCATGGTGTTCTCGGTCCTTAGCATGCTGATCGCGATTCCGTCAGCGATCAAAGTTTTCAACTGGGCCCTCACGCTGTGGCGGGGCGAGATCACCTTCCACACGCCGCTGCTCTATGCGTTGGGCTTCTTGGGCCTGTTCACGATCGGCGGTCTGACCGGTTTGTTCCTCGCCACGCTCGGCGTCGACGTCCACGTGCACGACACCTACTTTGTCGTCGCGCACTTCCACTACGTGATGGTCGGCGGCACGGTGATGGCCTACCTCGGCGGCATCCACTACTGGTGGCCGAAGATGACCGGCCGCATGTACCCTGAGGGTTGGGCCCGCTTCTCGGCAGTGCTGGTGTTCGTCGGGTTCAATCTGACGTTCTTCCCGCAGTTCATCCTCGGCTACCTCGGCATGCCGCGGCGGTACCACGTTTACGACGAAGGCTTTCAAGTGCTGAACGTCATGTCGTCAGCCGGCGCCTCGATTCTCGGCATCGCCTACCTGTTCCCGATTACCTACCTGATTTGGTCGCTGAAGTACGGCGAGAAGGCCTCGGCCAATCCTTGGAACGCCGTTGGTCTGGAGTGGATGACCCCCTCCCCTCCGCCGACCGAGAACTTCACCGAAACCCCCATCGTCGATTTCGAGGCATATGAGTACCACCGCAACCCTGCCGACGCCCACGGTTAA
- the coxB gene encoding cytochrome c oxidase subunit II, translated as MNTEFQIFPDAASTAAGQVDALYLFLVVLSVVLSAFVAGLITYLAIHYRRANKVNREYVDHGNTIEFMAMAISFPILMGIFLWGAKVCFFLFRAPEHAMPITVVAKQWMWKFQHADGRREIDTLHIPTGQPVKLTMVSQDVIHSFFVPAFRTKQDVLPGRYTSTWFEATEPGEYRLYCAEYCGTNHSRMIGRVIVQSPDDFARWMSGDAASDEPPAETGRKLFEQYQCGTCHRPANEEGARGPTLEGLFQSRVPLAGGQTVAADETYIRESILRPAQKQVAGYQQIMPTYEGQISEEGVMHLIAYIKTLGAPAATSSAAAAAGGQPATPVAEPAAPASQDNAANETEGNTP; from the coding sequence ATGAATACTGAATTCCAAATATTCCCCGACGCCGCTTCCACTGCCGCCGGTCAGGTCGACGCGCTCTACCTGTTCCTCGTCGTGCTGTCGGTCGTGCTGTCGGCGTTTGTCGCCGGGCTCATCACCTACTTGGCGATTCACTATCGCCGCGCGAACAAGGTTAATCGCGAGTACGTCGACCATGGCAACACGATCGAATTCATGGCGATGGCGATTTCGTTCCCCATCTTGATGGGGATCTTCCTGTGGGGCGCCAAGGTTTGCTTCTTCCTGTTCCGCGCTCCGGAACATGCGATGCCGATCACCGTCGTCGCCAAGCAGTGGATGTGGAAGTTCCAGCACGCCGACGGCCGCCGCGAGATCGACACGCTCCACATTCCGACCGGCCAGCCGGTGAAGCTGACGATGGTCAGCCAGGATGTGATTCACAGCTTCTTCGTGCCGGCGTTCCGGACGAAGCAAGACGTGCTGCCGGGGCGCTACACCTCGACTTGGTTCGAAGCGACCGAGCCGGGCGAGTATCGTCTGTACTGTGCCGAGTATTGCGGCACGAACCATAGCCGGATGATCGGCAGAGTGATCGTTCAATCGCCCGACGACTTCGCTCGCTGGATGAGCGGCGACGCTGCCAGCGACGAACCGCCGGCCGAAACGGGCCGCAAGTTGTTCGAGCAGTATCAGTGCGGCACCTGTCATCGCCCCGCGAACGAAGAAGGCGCCCGCGGCCCGACGCTTGAGGGTTTGTTCCAGAGCCGTGTGCCGCTCGCAGGCGGCCAGACGGTCGCCGCCGACGAAACGTACATCCGCGAGTCGATCCTCCGCCCCGCTCAAAAGCAGGTGGCCGGCTACCAGCAGATCATGCCGACGTATGAAGGCCAGATCAGCGAAGAGGGAGTCATGCACCTGATCGCTTACATCAAAACGCTGGGAGCGCCTGCCGCGACGTCGTCGGCGGCGGCCGCTGCGGGTGGCCAACCCGCAACTCCTGTCGCGGAGCCAGCCGCTCCCGCCTCGCAAGACAACGCAGCTAACGAGACTGAAGGTAACACGCCATGA